A segment of the Allosaccharopolyspora coralli genome:
CATACCGTAGAGCGGCCCCGCCCACGTGTGCCGTCGCACCGACTCCGGCAGGCAGGCATAGACGGCGCCGCCCATCGCTCCGTAGCCGCAGTGGGCGATCTCGACCACCGCGCCTCGGCGTTCTTCGGGCACCCGGGCCAGCAAGCCGGGGGCGTTGCTGTGCACCATCACCTCGGGAGGAGTCTGTCGCACGAGACCGAATTGAGTGGTCAACGTGCGCATGCCGCTCATGGCCAACGCCGCGGTGACGCCTCGGAACGTGCTCCAGGCGACGGTCGCCGTTCTGCCGCGCCGCATGAGCGGCTCCCTCCTGCTCAACCGGGATGGGTCTCGCCGCCGACCGGCGAGAGCACTTCCCCGCTGTAGTAACTCCCCGTCGTCGAGGAGGCCAGAAACAGGTACGACGGTGCGATCTCGTCCGGGTGGGCCATCCGGCCCATCGGTGCCTGCGAGCCGAAACCCTCGACCTTCTCCTCGGGCAACGTCGATGGGATCAGCGGAGTCCAGACCGGACCAGGCGCCACGCAGTTGACGCGGATGCCGTCGTCGACCAACGACTGCGCGAACGACTTCGTCAGCGTGTGCACGGCACTCTTGCTCGCGGCGTAGTCCATCATGGACTTGTTTCCGCGTAACCCGTTCACCGATCCGGTGTTGACCACCGATCCGCCGTCGCTCATGTGCCGCACCGCGGCTCGGGTCATCCAGAACGTGCTGTAGACGTTGACCTTGAAGGTGCGATCGAACTGGTCGGTGCTCAGCGCGGCGAGCTCGGACTCGACGGCTTGGGTCCCCGCATGGTTGACCAGAACGTCGATCCCGCCGAGCGCCTCCACGGCGGACGAGACGGCGTGTTCGCAGAACTCCTCGGAGGCGAGATCACCCTTGATCAGCTCACACCGGTGGCCCGCCTCGCGCACGAGCTGGGCGGTATGCAGCGCGTCGTCGTCCTCCATGTCGTCGAGGTAGACGATGGCGACGTCCGCGCCTTCCTTGGCGAACACGGCCGCGACGGCACGCCCGATCCCGGAATCGCCGCCGGTGACCAGGCATCGCTGACCGTCGAGCAGTCCGCTTCCGCTCCAGGTGCGCATCTCGTCGCGCGGCCGGGGCACCATCGACTCGGTGCTGCCGGGCGGAGTCTGCTGCTGCGCGGGCGCGATGTCGGTTCGCTCGGTCACAAGCCACACCCCCTCGTGTACTGGCTTGGGAGTACCCCGATGACGTGGAGAGCACACCTGAGCCTCGATTAGATCGACGTGTCGCGGGGTAAGCCCACGGCACGAACCGGCTCGGCGGAGGTGGTCCCGCGTGAAAGCACTGACCTGGCAAGGGCCTCGCACGGTCGAGGTCTCCGACGTCCCCACGCCGCGGATCGAGCGTCCCACCGACGCCGTGGTCCGGGTGACCAGTACTGCGATCTGCGGCTCCGACCTGCATCTGTACGAGGTCCTCACGCCGTTCATGACCGCCGGTGACGTTCTCGGGCACGAAGCGATGGGCGTCGTCGAGGACGTCGGCTCGGAAGTGGAGCACGTCCGGGCAGGCGACCGGGTGGTGATGCCGTTCAACATCGCCTGCGGCTCCTGCTGGATGTGCGACCGAGGGTTGTTCGCCCAGTGTGAGACGACCCAGAACAGGGATCAGGGCACCGGAGCACCGCTGTTCGGCTACGGCCAGCTTTACGGCAGCGTGCCGGGCGGCCAGGCAGAGTACCTGCGTGTTCCACAGGCACAGTTCGGGCCGATCAAGGTCTCGGAGGGCCCACCCGACGAGCAATACCTGTTCTTGTCCGACGTGCTCCCGACGGCGTGGCAGGCTGTTGAATACGCAAACGTGCCCGACGGAGGCAGCGTGGCCGTCTTCGGTCTCGGCCCGATCGGTCAGATGTGCTGCCGCGTCGCTCGCCACCACGGTCTGCGCCCGCTGGGCATCGACCTGGTCGGCGAGCGCCTCGAGATGGCGCGCCGCAATGGGAGCGAAGTGCTCGACGTC
Coding sequences within it:
- a CDS encoding SDR family oxidoreductase; its protein translation is MVPRPRDEMRTWSGSGLLDGQRCLVTGGDSGIGRAVAAVFAKEGADVAIVYLDDMEDDDALHTAQLVREAGHRCELIKGDLASEEFCEHAVSSAVEALGGIDVLVNHAGTQAVESELAALSTDQFDRTFKVNVYSTFWMTRAAVRHMSDGGSVVNTGSVNGLRGNKSMMDYAASKSAVHTLTKSFAQSLVDDGIRVNCVAPGPVWTPLIPSTLPEEKVEGFGSQAPMGRMAHPDEIAPSYLFLASSTTGSYYSGEVLSPVGGETHPG
- a CDS encoding zinc-dependent alcohol dehydrogenase, translated to MKALTWQGPRTVEVSDVPTPRIERPTDAVVRVTSTAICGSDLHLYEVLTPFMTAGDVLGHEAMGVVEDVGSEVEHVRAGDRVVMPFNIACGSCWMCDRGLFAQCETTQNRDQGTGAPLFGYGQLYGSVPGGQAEYLRVPQAQFGPIKVSEGPPDEQYLFLSDVLPTAWQAVEYANVPDGGSVAVFGLGPIGQMCCRVARHHGLRPLGIDLVGERLEMARRNGSEVLDVSAGGSIADRVRERTDGRGTDSVIDAVGMEAHGSPFGELAQKMASALPAEVSAPMMKNAGVDRLSVLHECIDTVRRGGTISLSGVYGGMADPMPMLTLFDKGLAVRMGQAHVKHWIGDLMPLVEDPADPLGVGDLTTHTLPLDEAPHGYDIFQKKADNAIKVVLRP